The sequence TCATATAAGTCAGCCAGCGGATCGCCTTTAGCGGCGATATAGTTAGCGGTAAACGGAACCCCAGCGGCGTTGTTATAGAATAGTGCATGATCGCGGGTCGCATAATTCGGACCAAGTCCAGCGGCCTCCAACTGCTCAACCGTGGCGTCTTTGGTCAGCTTATAGATCATGGTTGCGATCATCTCAAGGTGGGCGGACTCCTCCGCGCAGAGAGGTTATACATCATCCTACATTCTGAAACTCCAACTCAATAAAACCATGAAAAGAAAAACATTTTAGTTTATAAGCTTCTCGAATAACTGTACCACTTGCTTTGCTACATCTTCAATATCACTATCTATTTCCTGCAGTACATAAGCCTCCAATACACCCATGGTTGCTGTTGCCAAAAACTTTAAGAAAATCGTCTTATCAATTAGGGGGTGCGAGCCCTCATGAATTTTGTTGTCAATCTCGCCTGTAGTAAATAACAGCAGTTTACTGCGAAATGCTGAAGCATGTTTGCTTTTAAATAAAGCAGCGAAAAACGGTTTATGCTGCTCAACATACGAGAACCATAATATCGAGCCCTCTAAAATCCCCAAATCTTTTTTTTGATCACTTATCTTTTTCATTTGCGCGATATGGTCATCTACAATCTTATCTAACAGATCGTATTTATCAACATAATGAAGGTAAAATGTCTTTCGGCCCAAATTGGCTTGTTCTGTAATATTTCTGACCGTAATCTCGTCAAACCCTTCCTTGACTAACATTTGCAAAAAGGTCGTTTGAATGGCCTGCCTGGACTTCACAATTCTTCGATCAACTTTCTCCACACCGGAATCCTCCTCTCGTTGCTACACACATATAACGGAATGTGTAATAACACTCATATCACATCATGTGGTTATTGAATAAACGGATCATTCAGAATAACATAAGTATACACAAAGCGATTAAAACTCACTAGTGTAATAAAATAACAAAGGTGGTATACAATTATGACAGTGATTCAAAAAAAGGTATCGTTCCCCGCGAATAGACTGCAAGTAGCGGCGATCTTAAATATGCCAGAGCAAGCTGAAGAGAAGAAGCAATTCCCAGCTATTGTCTGTGTTCATCCGGGCAGCAGCTGTAAAGATCAAACGGCAGGCATTTATGCAAAAAAACTTGCTGAGCTAGGGTATGTTACCATTGTATTCGATGCATCTTATCAAGGAGAGAGCGAAGGTGAACCTCGTCACGCCGAATACCCCGCTGCACGGGTTGAAGATGTTCGCTCTGCGGTGGATTACCTGACTACGCTAGATTGCGTAGACGCACATCGTATTGGCACATTAGGGGTTTGCGCAGGAGGCGGATATGCTGTAAATGCTGCAATGACAGAGCGGCGCATCCAAGCCGTTGGTGCGGTTTCTGTGGCGAATATAGGACGTGGATATCGTGAATACGATCCGATCCAAATGTTAGAACAAGTTGCCCAGCAACGCACTGCCGAAGCACGTGGAGCCGCACCACTTATTACAGAGTGGGTGCCTGGCAGTCACACCGAAAGAGAAGCAGCAGGCATGACTGAGCTTGACCTTGTAGAAGCTGTTGATTACTACAGAACACCAAGAGGCCAGCACCCTAACTCTCCGAACAAATTGAAATTCACAAGCGTAGACTCCATCATCGCCTTTGATGCCTTTCATTTGGCAGACATTTTACTGACTCAGCCTTTACAGATTATTGTGGGTGGCGTACAAGGAGCATTTGGTTCATACCGTGACGGCCACGATCTATATAGCCGAGCAGCCTCTAAGAAAAAAGATTTATTTATTGTTGATGGAGCAAGCCACTATGATTTGTATGATAAGCCAGAGCCCGTAAGTAAAGCTGTTGAAAAACTAAAAGCTTTCTTCAAAGAAAACCTTTAGTAGCTTCGCTGCCACTGATCCAATTATTGAATAGCCTCGGACAAACCAGGGTCTATAAACGACCAGGAAAATCCGAGGCTTTATGTCGCCTAACATCATCGCGAATATCAAATAGCCCCACCTAACGGTAGGGGCAGAATTTGAATATACTGTAATCAAAATGTCCTAGAAACTGAAAGTAGATATCGCAAAAAGAAGTCAGTTTGACCTCACTCTACGAAATTAGAATACCTTCTTCTTCTCCCGATCCTCAATCAATATCTGCACCGACTCCTTAAACCGGATCGCATGAATAATCTCCCGCTCCCGCAGGAACTTGAGGCTGTCCTGCAGATCTACGTCATCCGTCATGTCAATCAGCCACTGATATGTAGCCCGGGCCTTCTCCTCGGCGGCAATATCCTCATATAAGTCAGCCAGCGGATCACCTTTGGCCGCGATATAGGTAGCGGTAAATGGAACCCCAGCGGCGTTGTTATAGAACAGTGCATGATCGCGCGTCGCATAATTCGGACCAAGACCAGCAGCCTCCAGCTGCTCAATAGTAGCGTCCTTGGTCAACTTATAGATCATGGTTGCGATCATCTCAAGGTGGGCGAACTCCTCGGTTGAGATATCATTTAACACACCAATCACCTTATCCGGTATACTATACCTCTGGTTCATATAGCGCAGCGCGGCTGCCAGCTCACCGTCTGCACCTCCATATTGCTCCATCAAATAACGTGCCATCCGGACATCACATTTGCTGACACGCACTGGATATTGCAGTTTTTTCTCATATATCCACATTCAGGAACTTCCCCTCCTTATAAACTTAAGTGGTCAGCTACTACTATTCCTTCTTTCTTTATACCTGCCAAGGCCATGGGCTCTGGTTCCATTCCCACGGACATTTGGAATACGCCCGGCCAAAGTTCTGCAGCGGTCCGTACAGCTCCTGAAACTGCTTTGCTAGCCTGGTGCGCTCCTGGGTCAGCTGGTTGAATTGTTGTATGCTTCTTAAATCCTCCGGATGAGTATTCAAGTACAGATTGAGCTCTACCAGGGCAAAATCTAGAATCTGCAGCTGTTCCAGCAT comes from Paenibacillus sp. 19GGS1-52 and encodes:
- a CDS encoding spore coat protein CotJB, producing MEANPCEPRYYEMLEQLQILDFALVELNLYLNTHPEDLRSIQQFNQLTQERTRLAKQFQELYGPLQNFGRAYSKCPWEWNQSPWPWQV
- a CDS encoding alpha/beta hydrolase — its product is MTVIQKKVSFPANRLQVAAILNMPEQAEEKKQFPAIVCVHPGSSCKDQTAGIYAKKLAELGYVTIVFDASYQGESEGEPRHAEYPAARVEDVRSAVDYLTTLDCVDAHRIGTLGVCAGGGYAVNAAMTERRIQAVGAVSVANIGRGYREYDPIQMLEQVAQQRTAEARGAAPLITEWVPGSHTEREAAGMTELDLVEAVDYYRTPRGQHPNSPNKLKFTSVDSIIAFDAFHLADILLTQPLQIIVGGVQGAFGSYRDGHDLYSRAASKKKDLFIVDGASHYDLYDKPEPVSKAVEKLKAFFKENL
- a CDS encoding TetR/AcrR family transcriptional regulator C-terminal domain-containing protein; amino-acid sequence: MEKVDRRIVKSRQAIQTTFLQMLVKEGFDEITVRNITEQANLGRKTFYLHYVDKYDLLDKIVDDHIAQMKKISDQKKDLGILEGSILWFSYVEQHKPFFAALFKSKHASAFRSKLLLFTTGEIDNKIHEGSHPLIDKTIFLKFLATATMGVLEAYVLQEIDSDIEDVAKQVVQLFEKLIN
- a CDS encoding manganese catalase family protein yields the protein MWIYEKKLQYPVRVSKCDVRMARYLMEQYGGADGELAAALRYMNQRYSIPDKVIGVLNDISTEEFAHLEMIATMIYKLTKDATIEQLEAAGLGPNYATRDHALFYNNAAGVPFTATYIAAKGDPLADLYEDIAAEEKARATYQWLIDMTDDVDLQDSLKFLREREIIHAIRFKESVQILIEDREKKKVF